The DNA window ACCATCTCGCCCTTGTGCTCGATGAAGAAGCGGATCTTGTGGCCCTTGAGGATGAAGAACACCTCTTCGGCGTCGCGGTGGATGTGCAGCGGCCCCTCGCAGCCGGCCGGCAGCACCATGGTCGAGAAGGTGAAGTTCTCGGCCGGGACGACATTCTCGTCATCCGTCACGCCGGTCGCGCCGGTGCCGATATAGCGCATCTGCGCGCGGCGATAGATCGGGTCGTAATCGGCCTGGAACTTCAGCGCGTCCCAGTCCAGCGTCCGGGTTTCATAGCGGGCGGTCCGGCTTTCGACCCATTCGCCCAGGGTCTTGCCCTCGGGGATCACCACGTCGTCGGGTTCGATCGACGGAAACTTCTTTGGCGCGGCAGACATTGACTTCTCCTTCTGATGTGACGGTTGGGGTGGAACGACCGGTCAGACCTGGGCGCGCGGCAGATAGTGCAGCAGGCGCGTTTCGACCCGGACGATGGCGAAATAAAGCAGGATGCCGATGACGGTCAGCAGGATGATCGCGTCGAAGACCATCGCGGCATTGGCCTGCCCCCCGCCATAGGAAATCAGGAAGCCCAGGCCGGTATTGCCGCCGACCAGCTCGCCCACGGTCACGCCGATCACCGCAAGGGTCGAGGCGATGCGCAGGCCGGCCATCAGGTTGGGCAGGGTCGAGGGCATCTCGACCTTCAGGAAGATGCTCCAGCGCGACAGGTTATAGGCGCGGGCAAGGTTGACCAGATCGCGGTCGATGGTCCGCATCGCCTGCAACACGTTCACCAGCACCGGGAAGAACACGATCAGCACCGTGACCAGCAGCTTGGGCATGGCGTTATAGCCGAACCACATGATGAACAGCGGCGCGAAGGCGACCTTGGG is part of the Paracoccus stylophorae genome and encodes:
- a CDS encoding ABC transporter permease — encoded protein: MSSAAVSDATAPAVVRPRKPRTATYVSLALLVALLVAWQVLPPVLEIPKYIIPTLSDCLAEFRRMWATEGLLMHTLSTALYAILGFAIGSALGAMLGYLLGMSEFWEKVLSPYILALQIAPKVAFAPLFIMWFGYNAMPKLLVTVLIVFFPVLVNVLQAMRTIDRDLVNLARAYNLSRWSIFLKVEMPSTLPNLMAGLRIASTLAVIGVTVGELVGGNTGLGFLISYGGGQANAAMVFDAIILLTVIGILLYFAIVRVETRLLHYLPRAQV
- a CDS encoding cupin domain-containing protein; its protein translation is MSAAPKKFPSIEPDDVVIPEGKTLGEWVESRTARYETRTLDWDALKFQADYDPIYRRAQMRYIGTGATGVTDDENVVPAENFTFSTMVLPAGCEGPLHIHRDAEEVFFILKGHKIRFFIEHKGEMVETVLTERDLVSVPPGVYRGLRNEGIEEALMCVLIGNPKPVTPTYPPDHPVSKIKRDKKPDAA